The DNA window TACAGACCTTTCTTGGGGCCGCGTAAGCCATCCCGAAGAAGTGGTTCAGCTCGACCAGAAGCTCAATGTCGTAATCCTCGACTTCGACGACGAGAAGAAGCGCATCGCCCTCGGTCTCAAGCAGCTCCAGCCCCATCCTTGGGATGCTCTCGACGCAGACCTCAAGGTTGGCGACAAGGTTAAGGGCCGCGTAGTAGTCATGGCTGACTACGGTGCATTCGTTGAAATCGCTCCCGGCGTTGAAGGTCTCATCCACGTGAGCGAAATGTCATGGAGCCAGCACCTCCGCTCAGCTCAGGACTTCCTCAAGGTTGGTGACGAAATCGAAGCTGTCATCCTCACCCTCGACCGCGAGGACCGCAAGATGTCGCTCGGTCTCAAGCAACTTAAGAACGATCCTTGGGAAAATATCGAAACCAAATATCCCGTTGGAAGCAAGCACACTGCAAAAGTGCGCAACTTCACAAACTTCGGCGTATTCGTTGAAATCGAAGAAGGCGTTGACGGTCTTATCCACATCAGCGACCTCTCTTGGACCAAGAAGGTTAAGCACCCCAGCGAATTCACTCAGATCGGTGCTGACATCGACGTTCAGGTTCTCGAAATCGACAAGGACAACCGTCGTCTCTCACTCGGCCACAAGCAGCTCGAAGAGAATCCTTGGGATGTATTTGAAACAGTATTCACCGTTGGTTCAATCCACGAAGGAACTATCATCGAGATGGTTGAAAAGGGTGCGGTCATCGCTCTCCCCTACGGTGTAGAAGGTTTCGCAACTCCCAAGCACCTCGTTAAGGAAGACGGCTCAAAGGCTCAGGTTGACGAGAAGCTCAACTTCAAGGTTATCGAATTCAACAAGGACAGCAAGCGCATCATCCTTTCACACAGCCGCATCTTTGAAGATGAGCAGAAGGGCGAACGCGCAGAAGCTCCCAAGAAGCCCGCAGGCAACCGTCGCGGTGGCAACCGTCGTCAGGAAGAGGCTCCCGCTCTCAACACTCCTCTCGAAAAGACCACTCTCGGTGACCTCTCAGCTCTCGCTGAACTCAAGCAGAAACTTGCAGGCAAGTAATATTTGCTGAAAAAGTTTTTCAGAGATACACAATCAGGCAGGAATCGCAATCACGCGATTCCTGCTTTTTTTATTCTTAGCATATTTTCATTTATGGATTAAATATGTAACTTTGCGAGGATTTAAAACAGACTGGATATGAATAAGAATATCGCTATCATATTGTTCGCTGCCGTGACTGCGTTTCTGTGTGTCGGATGCGGACGATCGAAAAGTGAACATGTAGTTGTGGATACAGAGACTGTCGAAGTTCAGCAGTCGCAGCTTGAAGAGGCTCTGACATCGGGCAATCTTAAACAGGCATCGGTGATGGCCGACAGCATGTCGCTTTTCGTTGACGATTTTACCCCTGAGCAGACCGTGCAGGTGCTGACAGCATTTGTGTCAATCCACAACGATGCGTCGAAGAAGCGCGAGACGCGCCGCGACCTCGAAACATTGCGCAAGTATGTCGATGTCTATGACATAGCGCTGAGCGTTAATCCTAAGGATACACGTGCGGCCTTCAAGAAAGCCATGAGTCGTAATCCCGGGCTTGATTTCGATTCGATAGCAAAGGCATTCAGGGAGAAACTTAACCAGTATGATTCAATGCAGGATGGTTCGCTTTCCGCGGCAAAGCCTGTTGAAACAGATACTGTCGCAAAACGCGACAGTGGTGCGTCGACAGTAAAGGACCTACCTATGGAGTTGCGTCCGGCAGAATAAGATTGATTGTTTGTCGTGTCAGGCAAAGGTCGATATAAAACACTTTAATTGATTTAGTGCAAGATTTTAACGCTCATTCATATAACGAATTCCAGATGCAGGATTTTATAAAAAAATATCGTTCGATACTCACATTTTTTGGTGGACTGGCAGTGATTGCCGTCATCGCATTTGCATTTTTCTATCCGGATGCTTCCGAAGGCAATCAGCTCCGTCAGCATGACATGCAGCAGGGCATAGCCATAGGACAGGAGGCGAAAGTCTATGCCGAACAGACAGGAGAGGTCTCCCGCTGGACCAACTCCCTATTTTCCGGCATGCCTACTTTTCAGATTTCTCCGTCCTATCCCTCAAGCAGTCTCTACAAGTGGATTAATAGTGTGATGAGTCTCGGACTGCCATCTCCGTCATCACTGATTGCCATGATGATGGTAGGATTTTTTATCCTGCTTCTTGCCATGAAAATGCGGTGGTATGTGGCGCTCATCGGTGCTATAGCCTATGGTTTTTCATCCTACTTCATAATAATAATAGGTGCAGGCCATATCTGGAAATTCGTTACTCTTGCCTATATTCCCCCGACGATAGCCGGAGTGATACTATGTTATCGTGGCCGTTATCTGAGCGGAGGTGCACTGGCAGCCCTTTTTGCGATGATGCAGATTGCTTCAAACCATGTGCAGATGACATACTACTTCCTTTTCGTTATATTCGGCATAGTAGTCGCATGTCTGATAGAAGCTGTAAAGAAAAGTCAGTTACGGCAGTGGGTTGTAGC is part of the Duncaniella dubosii genome and encodes:
- the rpsA gene encoding 30S ribosomal protein S1; translated protein: MTEEVKNSPIADFDWEAYANGETKGEKTREELTKTYDESLNTVRDKDVIEGTIIALNKREAVVNIGYKSDGIIPMSEFRYNPDIKVGDTVEVFIENQEDKKGQLILSHRKARAARSWDRINEALEKDEVIKGYIKCRTKGGMIVDVFGIEAFLPGSQIDVKPIRDYDIFVGKTMEFKVVKINQEFKNVVVSHKALIEAELEQQKREIIAKLEKGQVLEGSVKNITSYGVFIDLGGVDGLIHITDLSWGRVSHPEEVVQLDQKLNVVILDFDDEKKRIALGLKQLQPHPWDALDADLKVGDKVKGRVVVMADYGAFVEIAPGVEGLIHVSEMSWSQHLRSAQDFLKVGDEIEAVILTLDREDRKMSLGLKQLKNDPWENIETKYPVGSKHTAKVRNFTNFGVFVEIEEGVDGLIHISDLSWTKKVKHPSEFTQIGADIDVQVLEIDKDNRRLSLGHKQLEENPWDVFETVFTVGSIHEGTIIEMVEKGAVIALPYGVEGFATPKHLVKEDGSKAQVDEKLNFKVIEFNKDSKRIILSHSRIFEDEQKGERAEAPKKPAGNRRGGNRRQEEAPALNTPLEKTTLGDLSALAELKQKLAGK